The DNA window GTGGGCCACAGCGGGGAAGATAGCGTTGAATCACGTCATCAACGCCTTCGAGGCGGCCTACCCGCAGTACGTGATAAGCCCCGAGATCATACCTGGTGCTTCAGGCACCAACGCTAAGTTCGTCGTGCTCGGCATGATGGCCGCTGGTAAGCCGCCTGCAGCCTTTCAGACTGACACGGGCCCCACGATAGTCTCCTACGTGCTAGCCGCCCCCAACGGGGTCAGGAGCTTCGTTAACTTCACGCCAATAATGATGAGCATGCACGGCCTCTGGGACAACGTGATACCTGCGCTCGTTGAGGCCAGCGCCTACAACGGGACCATGCCCTCCGCGCCCATAGACCTCGAGAGGGGGGCCCTGCTGTTCATTAACATAAAGGTGCTCAGGGAGTACAACCTGCCGCTGCCAACCAACATGAGCACGCTGGTCTACGACACGGTTCAGCTGGCGCAGCACGGAGTGACGCCCTGGATGGTCCCAGGCGCTGACGGCGGCTGGGACCAGCTGGAGCTGTGGAACTGCATATACCTCTCGCTGCTGGCCCAGAGCTTCGGGCCCGTGGGAGGGGCCAGGGTATACCTTGAGACAATGTACGGCGTGGTCAACCTTAACAACTCAACCATACAGAGCATAATAAATGAGACGGACAACATGTTCCTCAACTTCACCTCATATGACTACACAGGCTGGCAGAGCCTCACGTGGACCCAGGGCCTCAGCGACCTGATAGAGGGCAAGGCGGCCTTCCAGGCCAACGGTAACTGGGTGCCGCCCTACGCCTACGACTATGACAACACTACCATATACCCTGCGGTTGAGCCATACATAAGCTGGCCAAACGTTACTGTGGTGGCTGAGCCCTTCCCAGGCACGCAGGAAGTCTACGCGATAGCCATAGGGTCCATAGGTGTGCCCGCGGGCTTCCCGACGACTCAGACGGGGATGACGTTCGCCGAGTTCTTCATGTCATACCAGGGGCAGGTGACCTGGGGCACCTGGAAGGCAGCGCCCATGTATAAGAATGCCACCTCACCAGAGTGGTGGTCTTTTGCACCCTCCAGGTACGTCGACTGGGAGCAGGCAATATCAACGCCGTCGGACCAGTTCGTCTGGTGGATGCCAGACGGGGGAACCTTCGCAGACGTCTTCGGCACCTGGATATCGCAGCTCCTGGCCCTCCAGGAGGTGGGGAAGTCCTACATACCAGTCTACAACAGCCAGTTCGCCTCAATGATGCACGAGGAGTGCAGCGAGTGGTACGCCGCAGCGAAGGTAGGCCTCGGCTACCTTGGCCTCTCGGGCAGGCCGCTCGACGGCTACTACCCACCCTGGGTCATAGCGTCCACAAACTCGGTAAACATGAGCTACGTGTGTCCAGCGTACTCCTTGCCGTGAGGAAGCATAATTTCGAGACCCCTTCTCTTTTATTTTTTAATATTATCTTCTATTACCTTTCATCTTTTTTTCCTCCATTATTACTACCTTCCCCTAGGGCTCCACGTCGCTGCCCCTGCCCATAAAATGATGGGCCTGGCCCTCGGCACGGCTGACCCTGAGGTCTATTATGAGCACGTCGACCTGGCCCAAGGCTTCCAGGGCCAGTGAGCCGGCTAAAAGGCCCAGGCCCATAACCTAGCTGGAGCTGGGAGCCTTGCAGGAGGCCGACGAGAAGCAGATGCTCAGGCAGAGAATATGGGACCTCATGGAGAGGACCAACGTGGCCTCGTTTCCAAGACCTGTCCACGGCAGGATACCAAACTTCGTAGGCGCCAGGAGGGCCGCGGAGCGCCTTGCGTCCACAGAGGAGTTCGCGAGGGCCAGGGTCGTCAAGGTTAACCCAGACTCCCCTCAGAGGCCTGTCAGGGAGCTGGCCCTGAGGGCCGGCAAGCTAGTGCTCGTGCCCACGCCGAGGCTCAGGGGCCAGTTCTACCTTCTTGACCCATCCATAGTGGACCCAGAGTACGCTTCCTCAATAAGCGGCTTCACCAGGGTAGGCGAGAGGGTAGATGTGGAGTCCGCGCCTAACATAGACCTCGTGGTCGTCGGCTCTGTGGCCGTCTCGCCCAGCGGCTTCAGGGTGGGCAAGGGCGAGGGCTACAGCGAGCTCGAGTACGCAATGCTGAGGGAGATGGGGAAGATAGGTGACTCCACGCCCGTGGCCACGACAGTGCACGACGTCCAGGTGGTCAGCGAGGTCCCCCATATACCCTACGACGTGCCAGTAGATATAATTGCTACGCCCACGAGGCTGATAAGGGTCTCACCCAGGCAGCAAAAGCCTCAAGGGCTGCTCATGGAGTACCTCAGCGACAAAAAGGTGCAGGAGACCCCCTACCTCATGGCCTACCTCCAGAGGACAGGAAGGTGGCCAAGGACATAGTTGGTAGGGAATAAGGAGCTGGCTGCCGCTGGTGGCGGCCGCGGACCTGGCGGCGGGTCAGCCCTCTTCGCCTTGGCCATAGGGGTGGCCGGCGTCTACAGGTCCATGGTAGTTGTAGGCTCTATGCCGCTCATGGCGCAGGGAATCGCCTGGGCCGCCGGCTCCGAGAGGCCATCAGCCCTCGAGGTGGCCGGGGCCGTGCTCGTGACCGCTGGCGTGGCGATGGCGTTCGCCTGAGCCCACCCTAGGGCGAGGGGGTGCCAGGGGGCAGCGCCTAGGCCAAAGAGCTTAGGAGACTCGCGGGATCAGTGCCTTCTCAGGGCCACTATGACGACGGCAACTATGGCGACTACAGCTACCACAGCGTCAACCCCAACAGCGAGGAGGAAGAGGGAGCCGACCACAGCGCAGCCAACTCTATGCAAGCTCTCGCCACCGTTCAGCCCACTAAACAACTGTATACATTTAGCTAGACATTATTGACAGAAAAGGTTACTAGGCTGGCCACGCGCTTGTCTAAGGCACGGTCAACGGCGCCAGCCCCCGGGCGCTTAACCCCTGGGGCTGAGCAGCTGCTCGAGGGCTGCCTCAGCCGGCGGCTTCCTAGGGCTAACCCTTGGCAGCGGGAGCTCCAGCATCCTGTTGACGTAGTAGGCCGCAGTAAGCATGTCCCTGGCCCACACAGTGAAGGCGGCCCCAGGGCTGAGCCAGGAGAAGCCGTAGGGGTGGAGGACCCTCGAGAGGTTTGAGTAGAGCTCCATGGGCCCGGTCGGCTCGAGGCCAGCCAGGTGGCTTGCCAGGAAGACCAGGGCGCTGGCCTTTATCATTGGCAGCGTGAAGTACCTCGCCTCCCTGTTGCAGAGGGCGCACCTTATCGCTGACCCCCTCTTCCTCCTCCTGCTGTCAAGCGTGGCCCTCAGGTACTTCTTAGCCAGGGGCAGCTCCTCTATTGGCTTCGAGTACTGGGGCCACCTGAGGTGCTGCTCGCACACAGGCCTGCCGGCCAGAAAGATGGCGTCGCCCTCAAGGCTCTTCCTGCCGGTGTACTTCTTGACCCTGCCCAGGGCCTCCGGGCCGCTCCTAACAATGTAGCCCTCGTCCACCATGACGTGCCAGGCCCTCTCCCTCACGGCCCTCAGGTAGAGGTCAGTGGTCCTGGACGCTATGACGCACAGGGACCCCCTCTCGAGGAAGAACCTGACGGCGACCTCAGCCGGGTAGAGGGCCCCCTTCTCAGCGTTGGTTAGGCCCACGTCTATGGCGAACCTCATGTCGTCACCAAGCCTCAGGCCCGACGCCAGCTCCCCCTCCCTGCCCATGGCCTCCCTCACGGCCTGCCTGAAGGCGTCGTCTGCTGGCGGCGCCCTGTCGGCGACCTCGACCGTGCCCTCCTTGAGCCTGAGGAACTCCAGGAGCTCCTGGCTGAGCTGGAGCGCCGTCATACCTTGAGCACCCGTTTGTCCCTAGGCGCTCACCCTCATTAGTTTATGATCACTCGTCGCGCCCAGGGACCTCCGCCTCGCCCGCAGGGCCCTTGGGCGTCGACGGCCCTCCTCTGGTAGTCCCTCAGGGGCAGTGATGTCCTAGCCGGCTGGGGGAAGGGGAGGGGCCTGAGGACCCTGTCCTCTACCCTGAGGCCCGATGACCTGAGGTACTCTAGAATCTCCCTGTGTACTTGTAGGGGAGGCCCACGTAGAGGCCCAGCCTCTGGCTCAGAGGTAGGGGTCCTCGAGGGCGTCCTGGGCGACCCAGGCTCGCCCCTCTACGGCAGGGCCTACGCCGAGGTCAAAACCAGGAGGCTGAGCGACCGGGAGTCCCTGGAGTTCCTCAGGAGGGGGTTCAGGGAGGTTGGCGTGAGCGTCCCAGAGGCTGAGCTTGAGGAGGCAGTGAGGGAGCTAGACGGGGTCGTGGGGTGGCTGACGTACTACGGCTACGAGAGGTCAATGGGGGGAAGGACCTTGAAGAAGTCGTCGGGGAGGCCGTGGCCCTCTCGCGGGGCGCAGCTAACAAAATTATCGTTGAGGCGAGGCCCAGCCGGGCCGGAAAAAGGTGTGAGGTGAGGGTCCCAGGCGAGACCCTTGAGCTCAGCCGCTTACTAGGTACGCGCTGAAGTTGTTGGCCAGGGCGCCCAGCCGCTCGCCCCCAGCGTCGGCGTGGGCACCCCGTTGACCAGGGCGTCGTGGACTTTGTAGTCCTCTCAGAGGTGTCGGGGCCGAAGGCGTAGAGATGGCATCGGCGTCAGCTTGCCGGGGGATCTCACGTAGTAGAGGCGAAGTCAGTTATGCCAGTCGGGGCGGGCGGCGAGGTTTGGTGGCTATATGAATTGACGTAAGCGCCTTGGCCACGTGCTTTCCGTGAACCGGCGGGAAGGCAGCGTGGGCGGCGCCTGGCCCGCGGCCGTCACGGCGAAGGAAAGGACGACGAGGAGGCCAGGGCGATGACCGCCAGTCCCACTAGTGACCTTCCGACATTATTCATACAAAGACCACTATGAGGAGAAGCAAAGAGAATGGTATTTAACTATAGTGGGCCGTGGGGACCAGGGAGCGACAACATCAACTAACAGGCCCGTTGGACCGCTAGACCCTTCAAGGCGTCTAAGCCTAGGTCGCTTGGCGATGGCCCTTTAGTTCTGGCTCTGCGAGCTGCCTAGGCCGTTTTTTGGCCGGCCCCCTACTGAGGGCCGGGAATCAGCTTGAGGCTCAGGACCGCCGAGACGCTGTCGCTCGCCGCCAGGTTCTACAGGAGGTACCTCTGGAACTGGGACGTCACGGCTGGCTTCCTGGCCGCCCTGGTGGCGTTCGCCCTCAGGGCATACGCCTCGGGCTCGCTGATACCGCTCTCAATAACTGACATAGTGAATTACCTCGAGCAGGGCAATGGCCACGGGCTGAGGAGGGCCATACTCATGCTAGCGGCCTCTGCTGTCATATTTAGCTCAACGGAGTGGCTCTTCAGGCCCTTCTGGGCCTCAATAGCGAGGGGCATAGCTAACATAAAGGCCAGGCTCATATCAGGCGCGCCCAGGGGCCAGGACCCCTCCGACCTCGTGGGCAGGCTGGCCAGTGACGTTGACTTCGTCATGTGGAACGTAGGGGGAATGTACACCACCTTCGTGCCCAACCTGCTCACGGCCCTAGTGGCGACTGCCACGGTCTGGCAGTTCTCCGAGCCCATGGGCGTGGTCACCGTGGCAACCCTCCCGCTCTCCCTGCTCATACTTGAGCCCTACCTGGCTGGAGTTGAGAGGGCCAGGACTGTTGAGAGGAGGTACTACAGCGAGCTGGTGCACAGGCTAGAGGAGAGGCTGAGGGGCACGGCATCAGACGAGGACTTCGTCAGGTCAGTCAGGATGTGGGAGAAGGGCATGGTAGGGCAGGTCCACTACGACAGGTTCTACTGGTCCCTCTCCCTGCTCTACGGCTACGCCCTCCCCGCCGCCCTGGCGGTTATGGGCGTCAGCGAGGTGAGGGCTGGGAGGCTCTCAATAGGCGCCCTGGCGGCGCCCTCTACGCCCTCTTCAACGTCTTCCCGCCCCTGGTCAACGCCCTGTGGGGCCTGTGCGTGTTGGGCCAGAGCGTGGTGCCCATGAGGAGGATAATGGAGATGTCCGAGGGGCGGCAGGAGGTAAAGGCGGCCGTCCTCTGAAGGCCTTTACGTTTAGGTGTATATCCACGGCGCAGTGGTGTTAGCATAAGTATCTTATACCGCCCGAAAAGGTAAAAGCTGATACTAAAAGATAAATATCTCTATATCTCTATCAATGATATATCTGGGACATTAGCTATGTACAGGGCCGTGAGGAGGACGCCATACGCGGTAATAGTGATAGTGCTCGTAATTGCCCTAGTTATGGTACCCTTCGCCGCCAGGATAAACAAGGCCGTGAACACGAGCGAGACCAGCCTGCTGCCTAAGAACGTGGAGAGCATAGAGGTCATGAACATAGTCGACAGCTCCACGAACGCCAGCAGGCAGACGAACGTCATATATATAATATCGGGGGTCCCCGTGAACGCCACGACCTTCTACAGGCTCAACTCGACGCTTGTGAACGTCCTTGACAAGCACAACGCCTCTAACGCCATCTCCTGGATCGGCGTGCTGAACTCGGCCTACTACGTTATACTCAACAGGTCAGGGTACATGCTCAACTCAAGCCTGGAGCTGGCGAACGGCATAAAGGGGATGTGGGAGGGCGTCGAGAACCTCTCAGCTAAGCTTAGCGGCCTGCAGGGGGGCATATTCAGGCTCTCGCAGCTGCTGAGGAACGCCGACTACGTGTACTCTAATTACTACGCGATGGGCAGCAACCTTTCTGTTACCATGGCGGGGGCCAGGCAGCAGCTCACGGAGCTTGGCAACGCCACTGCCGGCCTCTCTAACTACTACGCCGCGCTCTACTTCAACGTCATGAGGACGGAGTTCCTCCTCCAGAACGCCACGAGCGCCTACGAGACCCATAACCTGACCCCAGCTGACATTGAGGTAGTGATAGAGGGCTCGCCGCAGATAGACAACATAAGCTCCCCGACCCCCCAACTTGTCGAGTTCGTGTACTACAGCGTCCTCAGGAGCGGCGGGCCGGGAAGCTTTGACAACGTGCTGGCCTCTAACTTGACCTACGAGCTGCTCTCAAGGGAGCTCAACGGCACCAGCTCGATGACGGCCCTGCTTAACCTCTACCGCGCGGCCTTCAACAACGTGAGCTCCAGGTACCCCGACCTGATCTATGTCCTCTACAGGAGCCCCGGCATACAGGGCCAGTACCAGCTGCTTGGCTACGTTGTCAACATCTCCAGGGGGGCGGCTGAGCTGACCTTTGTGGACGCAGTGAGGGGCCAGGTCACGAGCCAGAGGGAGCTTGAGCTGCTGCTGCCGGTGGCATACGCCTACGCGAGTAGCGGCTTCAACTCCTCAGCGCTGGTCGCCGCCATGTATAACGTCACGGCTGAGGCGCTGGCATCGTACAGGGTCCCGGAGCCTGTGGCAGAGAACCTGTCCTACTACATAGTGAGCGGCAGCCTCAGCAGGGAGGTCGCAGCGGTCGACGCTGTGAAGACCCTGCTCCTCTACGCGCCAGAGGGCGCGCTGGCCAACTACTCGCAGGTCCTGAGGGGCCTGCCTGAAGTGCTGTTGGAGTACGACCCCAGCGCGGACGGCTCCCTCTACAGCAACTCCACCTACGCCAACGTTGTAGCGTCAGGCGTCCTCGGCTCTGCCCTGAACGTGACTGACAGGCAGGTGCTGCTGGAGCTCGCTGAGAACCGCAGCCCCACCTCCGTCGCAGTCCAGGTCATAAATGGGACCCTGAACTCAACCGTCGCGAGGGAGCTCCTTAATGAGGTGGCAATGCATGAGCCGATAGACAACTACAGCCAGCTGCTGTCCCTCATGCCTTCAATGCTCTCAGACCTGCTGGGCAGGTACGGGCTGCCCTCAAACCTGACGGGGCTGGTGGTCAACTCCACCATGAATGTGCTCACAGGTACCTCAAGCTACTCGACTCAGCTTAGCTACGTCAGCGGGAGGCTGCTCAACGACTCCATCAATAACATAACTGACAAGGTCGTCGGGACGCTGGTTCAGAACAACAGGGAAGGCTTCCTCATCATGGTGCCAAACAACCTCTCGTACGCTGAGGTGAAAGGCCTCGAGGGGGACCTGTCCAGCGCCCTCGCCGCCCTGGGCTACAGCGACGCCAAGGTTATGGCTACGGGCGACCAGGTGCTTAACTACGAGCTCTCCAACTCCTCAATGAGAAGCATATCGGAGAGCGACACTATAAGCACCGTGCTGATCCTGGTGATACTGGCCATAGTGCTTGAGAGCCTCGTAGCGGTGCTCCTGCCCTTCACAGGCATAGGCCTCGGCCTCGTCATAGCGCTCGGGACGGCCTACCTGCTGGCCAGGGGGGACGTGATAACCCTGAACTCCATAAGCAGGACCATAATGTACGAGGCGGGCCTGGGCCTCGGCGTTGACTACTCAACGCTCATATCAAGGAGGTTCAGGGAGGAGTTCCAGAGGCTCAGGGACTCAAGGGCTGCCGCCGAGGCCGCCCTCAGGAGGAGCTGGAGGGCAGTCCTGAGCGGCGGCCTGACGGCCGCTATAGGCTTCGGGGCCATGTCAATTGCCCACAACTTCCCGTTCCTGGCGAGCCTCGGCGAGGCCATACCCATAGCCATACTTATAACGATGACAGTCAGCCTGACCGTGATCCCAGCCCTCCTTGCAATGGTGGGCGGCAGCAGGGTTGTCTGGTGGCCCTCAAGGCTGGTCAAGGCAAACGGGAACAGCAGCAGGCCGGCGGGCAGGCGCTATGAGGGCCTCGTGAGGCGCGGCGCCGTGGCCCTGGCGATAGTCGTAGTCCTCCTCGTGCCGGCGGCCTACGTCTATGCAACCTTCAGGGGCAGCTACGACTTCACCCTTATGATGCCGCAGAGCGCGCAGGGCGTCACAGCGCTTCACTACATCACGAACAACTACAAGGCCGGCCTCATGTACCCTGACTACGTTGTAGCTCCAAACGTGACAACCCTTGAGCAGATAAATCAGTCAATATCAAGGTTGAGCTGCGTCGCCTCAACACAGCTGCTTAACAGCTCAAAGCCTATACTCGAGGTGACACTCTCGGTCTACCCGCTGGGCAGGCAGGCCATAGCGTGCACGGAGGCCATAAGGGGCGCCGCCAAGAGCGTCTCGCCCCAGGCCATGGTGGGCGGCATGCCAGCCATCAACCTTGACCTGAAAAACCTGGTCTACCACGACTTCTACGACCTTGTCTACCCAATAGCCATAGTCCTCATGTTCGTCGTGCTGGCGGCCTTCTACGAGAGCATACCGATGGCCTTAACGGCGCTGGCGAGCGTCGTGTTCTCGGCAATATTTGGGACAGCGCTGACCGTTACAGCCTATGAGGCCATGGGCATAACCCTGCCCTGGTACCTGCCCATAGTGGTGTTCACGGCAATCCTTGGCGTTGGCATGGACTACAACAGCTTCATGGTAAACAGGATGAGGGAGGAGTGCGAGAGGAGCTGCAGCAGGGAGGCGGTGCTCAACGCCATGGGCAGCACGAGCGTGCTCGTGGTGGGCCTGTCTGTAATAATGACAGGCGCCTTCTCAGGCCTGCTGGCCTTCTCGGCCCCAGGCTTCAGGGGGATGGGGCTGGCGCTGATGTTCGGCGTCCTGCTGGCGGGCCTAATGGCCTCCCTGATATTCACGCCGCTTGTGGTTGCACTGATGGGCAGGTACGCCTGGTGGCCCAAGAGGATGAGGAGCAGCGGCCAGTGACTCGTCCTTACCCTGCTTTACCTCATTTTACTTTATCTCACACGTTCTGTCCCTAGGTACTTTTTGACGCCTTTCGCGGCGGCTTTGCAGAGGGCTCTCGAGGTAATAGTGGCGGGCTTCACCGTTCTTTCGAGGCCTGCTGGCCTGCGAGCTTTTAGACTCCAGCCTACGTTATGCTAAAGCGTGCAGAGGTACCAGGACGGCAGAGGCAGGCCGAGAGGAGCCGTGAACGCCGCCAATAACCTGTTCGGAGGAGGCTTCCACCAGCACGAGGGAAGGCCTACAAGCGTCTCCAGGAACATGCCTCCAGGAAGGCGGCTGACGTCACAAGGCTCCTCTACGAGGCGGGCCTCAGAATATCGGCTGACGTAATGACTGAGACGCCAATAATGGTCGGCTGTGGACTGATGTGACGCCCCTGACCCCAGGCTCAGAGGGGCTGGCATC is part of the Acidilobus sp. 7A genome and encodes:
- the glcS gene encoding glucose ABC transporter substrate-binding protein GlcS — encoded protein: MGSRSLSSATLAAIVIVIVVVAAVGGYLAFVSTRRHVTTTTPTVTTPITTTSSNTTTTSITTINFYTWWATAGKIALNHVINAFEAAYPQYVISPEIIPGASGTNAKFVVLGMMAAGKPPAAFQTDTGPTIVSYVLAAPNGVRSFVNFTPIMMSMHGLWDNVIPALVEASAYNGTMPSAPIDLERGALLFINIKVLREYNLPLPTNMSTLVYDTVQLAQHGVTPWMVPGADGGWDQLELWNCIYLSLLAQSFGPVGGARVYLETMYGVVNLNNSTIQSIINETDNMFLNFTSYDYTGWQSLTWTQGLSDLIEGKAAFQANGNWVPPYAYDYDNTTIYPAVEPYISWPNVTVVAEPFPGTQEVYAIAIGSIGVPAGFPTTQTGMTFAEFFMSYQGQVTWGTWKAAPMYKNATSPEWWSFAPSRYVDWEQAISTPSDQFVWWMPDGGTFADVFGTWISQLLALQEVGKSYIPVYNSQFASMMHEECSEWYAAAKVGLGYLGLSGRPLDGYYPPWVIASTNSVNMSYVCPAYSLP
- a CDS encoding ABC transporter ATP-binding protein, coding for MRLRTAETLSLAARFYRRYLWNWDVTAGFLAALVAFALRAYASGSLIPLSITDIVNYLEQGNGHGLRRAILMLAASAVIFSSTEWLFRPFWASIARGIANIKARLISGAPRGQDPSDLVGRLASDVDFVMWNVGGMYTTFVPNLLTALVATATVWQFSEPMGVVTVATLPLSLLILEPYLAGVERARTVERRYYSELVHRLEERLRGTASDEDFVRSVRMWEKGMVGQVHYDRFYWSLSLLYGYALPAALAVMGVSEVRAGRLSIGALAAPSTPSSTSSRPWSTPCGACACWARAWCP
- a CDS encoding 5-formyltetrahydrofolate cyclo-ligase, which gives rise to MLRQRIWDLMERTNVASFPRPVHGRIPNFVGARRAAERLASTEEFARARVVKVNPDSPQRPVRELALRAGKLVLVPTPRLRGQFYLLDPSIVDPEYASSISGFTRVGERVDVESAPNIDLVVVGSVAVSPSGFRVGKGEGYSELEYAMLREMGKIGDSTPVATTVHDVQVVSEVPHIPYDVPVDIIATPTRLIRVSPRQQKPQGLLMEYLSDKKVQETPYLMAYLQRTGRWPRT
- a CDS encoding MMPL family transporter — translated: MRRTPYAVIVIVLVIALVMVPFAARINKAVNTSETSLLPKNVESIEVMNIVDSSTNASRQTNVIYIISGVPVNATTFYRLNSTLVNVLDKHNASNAISWIGVLNSAYYVILNRSGYMLNSSLELANGIKGMWEGVENLSAKLSGLQGGIFRLSQLLRNADYVYSNYYAMGSNLSVTMAGARQQLTELGNATAGLSNYYAALYFNVMRTEFLLQNATSAYETHNLTPADIEVVIEGSPQIDNISSPTPQLVEFVYYSVLRSGGPGSFDNVLASNLTYELLSRELNGTSSMTALLNLYRAAFNNVSSRYPDLIYVLYRSPGIQGQYQLLGYVVNISRGAAELTFVDAVRGQVTSQRELELLLPVAYAYASSGFNSSALVAAMYNVTAEALASYRVPEPVAENLSYYIVSGSLSREVAAVDAVKTLLLYAPEGALANYSQVLRGLPEVLLEYDPSADGSLYSNSTYANVVASGVLGSALNVTDRQVLLELAENRSPTSVAVQVINGTLNSTVARELLNEVAMHEPIDNYSQLLSLMPSMLSDLLGRYGLPSNLTGLVVNSTMNVLTGTSSYSTQLSYVSGRLLNDSINNITDKVVGTLVQNNREGFLIMVPNNLSYAEVKGLEGDLSSALAALGYSDAKVMATGDQVLNYELSNSSMRSISESDTISTVLILVILAIVLESLVAVLLPFTGIGLGLVIALGTAYLLARGDVITLNSISRTIMYEAGLGLGVDYSTLISRRFREEFQRLRDSRAAAEAALRRSWRAVLSGGLTAAIGFGAMSIAHNFPFLASLGEAIPIAILITMTVSLTVIPALLAMVGGSRVVWWPSRLVKANGNSSRPAGRRYEGLVRRGAVALAIVVVLLVPAAYVYATFRGSYDFTLMMPQSAQGVTALHYITNNYKAGLMYPDYVVAPNVTTLEQINQSISRLSCVASTQLLNSSKPILEVTLSVYPLGRQAIACTEAIRGAAKSVSPQAMVGGMPAINLDLKNLVYHDFYDLVYPIAIVLMFVVLAAFYESIPMALTALASVVFSAIFGTALTVTAYEAMGITLPWYLPIVVFTAILGVGMDYNSFMVNRMREECERSCSREAVLNAMGSTSVLVVGLSVIMTGAFSGLLAFSAPGFRGMGLALMFGVLLAGLMASLIFTPLVVALMGRYAWWPKRMRSSGQ